Below is a genomic region from Desulfonatronum thiosulfatophilum.
TGAAACGTATACATTCACGCCAACAAATCAACAACTTTTGACAAGACTCCAGCACCACGGATCTATCGGTCAAATCAACAGCCGTTTCGTGACGTCTCGTTGCCGCTCCTGACTCCGTCTCGGCTTGAAAAGATGCAACCTCATGGCAATCATCATGAATTCCGCAACACTACCAGGCAATCATCCTCTGATCAATCGACCCATTCGATCAACTTTGTCCCGGCTGGCCGGGTATATGCAGGGAGAATACAACATGCGACACGTCTCGTCGCGCCTCGCGATCATTCCGGCTATCCTCCTCTACGGCATGATTTGGTCCCTGCCGACCATGGCTCATGCCCGGCAGACCATCGACATCCTGGGCCGGGAGGTGACCATCCCGGCCCAGGTGGACCGGGTGATCTGCTCCGGCTCGGGATGTCTGCGTCTGCTGGTGTACTTACAGGGGCATGACCGGATTGTAGGAGTCGACAGTGCGGAAAAAGGCGGTCTCCCCTTTTCCACGGAGGCCCGGCCCTATGCGGTGACCCAGCCGCACCTCGGCGAACACCCTCTGTTCGGGGAATTTCGAGGCCATGACAATCCGGAGTTGATCGCGGCTCTGGCCCCTGGACCGCAAGTGATCCTCAAGACCAATGCCCCCCGTGACGGCGGCACGGACATGCTTCAGGCCAAGACCGGCATTCCTGTTATCGGCCTGGGCTACGGGAATTTGACCACCCAGCGGGATAATCTCAATCAGACCTTGCGAGTAATGGGTCATGTTCTGGGTTTGGAGGAACGAGCCGAGGCCGTGATTTCTTATTTCGATGTTCTCGAGGCTGATCTGCGACGCCGGGCCGAGTTGGTTTCCGACGACAAAAGACCGAGCGTCTACATTGGCGGCCTGGCCCACCGCGGCGGCCATGGATTCGCATCCACCGAACCGTCCTATGCACCTTTCGCATTCCTGAACGTGCGCAATGTGGCCGGGGAACTTGCCGGAAACAAGGAGACCGTGGCCCATGCCACGGTTTCCAAGGAACAGCTCCTACTCTGGGATCCGGATGTCGTGTTCTTGGACATTTCCACGACCCTCCTCCAATCCGGCGCCAACGGCCTGGAGGAACTGCGAACGGACAAAGCCTACCAGTCCCTGAGCGTTGTCCGCAGCAACAACGTTTTCGGCGTCTTCCCCTACAATGCCTACACCACGAACTACGAATCCGTGCTCGCCAATGCCTATTACATCGGCACGGTACTCTACCCGGAACAATTCGCGGACATCGCCCCCATGGCCAAAGCCGAGGAGATCAGCAACTTTCTCAACGGCGGACCGGCCTTTGAGCACATCAATTCAAATTTCAACAACCTGGGGTTCAGCAGGGTCACGTTCTGATCAACATCCAGATGGCGACGCGAAAAATTCTCTACATTTGACCAACACCATCATAACGGCTACTTTTTGGTACAAATAAATGCACCACAAAGTGGAGTTGCGTATGAAAATCATCAGCGATCGAGAATTCAGGAACAATCCCGGAAAACTTCGCAAGGAGCTGGAGCATGGCGATGTCGTGCTTGCGAAACGTGGAAAGCCGTATGCGGTGATGCTGCCTGTCATGAATATTGAACGTTTGGACGAAGTTCTGGAGCTGGCATCCCGCATCAAGGCGCAGATGGCCTTGTCCCGCGTCAGAAACAAGGCTGCGCTCAGTGGAATGGATCAGCTCAGCGAGGCGGAAATCGATGCGGAAATTTCGGAGGTTCGCAAGGAAAGGCGAACGTAGCGATGCTGGCGGTAGTGGACACCAACGTCCTGGTTTCAGGCCTGCTCACCCTCCACACCATACCGGCCAGGGTGGTGGATATGATCTACACCGGCCGCATCCACTGCCTGCATGATGATCGCATACTGGATGAATACCGACGTGTCCTGTCCCGGCCAAAGTTTGCCCAAGCCATCTCATCGCGGGAAGTGAACGACCTGCTTTCCTATTTGGTCCACTCCGGCCGAACCATCCTTTCCGAACCGCTCAGAGGGCTCCCAGGAAACGTCCCGGACCCCGACGATCTGCCTTTTGCCGAGGTCGCCGTAACCGGAAATGCTGCATGCTTGATCACCGGAAATACGATCCATTTCCATTTTCTCACCATGCCTCCCTGGAGCATCGCGGTTTTCTCTCCTCGCGAAGCCTATGACATGCTTTGCAAGGAAGTTTGATCCGGCATCATCTTGAACATGGCTCACACGTCGTCTCAAACGATCTCCCCCCTGAACAATGATCCCGATTCAAGAAGCAGCTGACCTTCCAACCTTTCATCCTGATTACATCACGCCGCCATGACCCATTTTGATCACGGCCAACCGCCTTCGGAATATAGCGCCTACATCGGCCGCAAGATCCTGTTCCTGTTTTTGCTGACCCTGCTGACCGGTATGTTGCTGGTCACGGCTGTTTCCCTGGGGGCGGTGCGCATTCCGGCATGGGATGTAATTCTGGCATTTTTCGGCTTGAGCGAGGACGCCCGGTTTTCCATCATCATCCGCAACATCCGTCTGCCTCACGCCCTGGCCGCCTTGCTGGCCGGGGCCGGGCTGGCCGCGGCAGGGGCGGCCATGCAGTCCATTCTGCGCAACCCCCTGGGATCGCCCTTCACCCTGGGCATTTCCCAGGCCGGAGCGTTTGGCGCGGCCTTTGCCGTGATGCTCCTGGGCACCGGGACCATGCAAAGCACCCAGGTGGGAGCGGTGAGTATCGCCAACCCCTACATGACCACGATCTGTGCGTTCATCGCCTGCATGGCCGCATCCCTGATCATCATCGCCATTGCCCGGCTGCGCGGGGCCAGCCCGGAGGTGATGGTCCTGAGCGGGGTGGCTTTGGGATCGCTCTTTTCCGCCGGGACCATGTTTTTGCAGTATTTTGCAGACGACGTGCAGCTGGCGGCCATGGTCTTCTGGACCTTCGGCGACGTGGGTCGGGCCGGTTGGCCGGAAGTGGGCTTCATGGCCGTGGTTGTGGCCGGGGCACTGCTCTTTTTCATCCTGAACCGCTGGAACTACAATGCCATCGACGCCGGGGACGAGACGGCCAGGGGGCTGGGCGTACGCGTGGAGCTGGTCCGGATGGTCGGCATGATGGTCGCCTCCCTGGTCACGGCAGTGATCGTCTCTTTTCTGGGCATCATCGGCTTCGTGGGGCTGGTTTGCCCGCACATCGTGCGCCGGATCATCGGCGACGACCATCGCTTTCTGCTGCCTGCCTCGGCTCTCACCGGCGCCTGTCTGCTTTTGGCCGCGGATACCGCGGCCCGCCTGATGCTCGCCCCCCGTGTCCTGCCCGTCTCCATCCTCACGGCCTTTCTCGGAGCGCCCACTTTTCTCTACCTGCTGATCCGGGGACGCAACCGATGATTCTCGACGTGCAAAACATCCGCATCGGCTACAACGGCCGACTGGTCCTGCAAGGCCTTGACTTTGTCGTGAACCGCGGCCAAGTGCTGACCATTCTCGGCCCCAACGGCGTGGGCAAGACCACGCTCCTGCGCTGCATCAACGCCATGCTCAAACCCAAGTCCGGGGCCGTGCTCGTGGAAAATGCCGACGTCTTCCGGATGCGCGCCGGAGACATCGCCAAGCGCCTGGGCTACGTGGCCCAGCGCAACGAGGCAGGACGCATGACCGCCTTCGACGCCGTGCTCCTGGGTCGCAAGCCGCACCTGCGCTGGAAGGTGACCGAATCCGACCTGCGCAAGGTGGACGGCGCCCTGAAACAGTTGGGCCTGGAGCATCTGGCCCTGCGGCATATCAACGAGATGAGCGGCGGCGAACTGCAGAAGGTCTGCATTGCCCGGGCTCTAGTGCAAGAGCCCTCGGTGCTGCTCCTGGACGAACCCACCAGCAGCCTGGATCTCAAGAATCAGCTGGAGATCCTGCGCACCATCAGCCATGTGGTCCATGAACACCAACTGGCCGCGGTGATGACCATGCACGACCTGAACATGGCTTTCCGCTTTTCTGACGCCTTCGTATTCATCAAGGAGGGCAAGGTCTTCTGCTGTGGAAAGAACGAGGAACTCACCCCGGACATGATCCGGGAAGTCTACGGAGTCCCCGTGGACATCCTGCGCCATCAGGGACAAACCGTGGTCGTTCCCTGCGTTTGATGTTCATAGCTCGAGACACGTGGCTTCCTCAGCATCTTTTTTATCATCAACAAACAAATCAACAAGGACATGACATGAACTGCACCCTGACCCAGGAACAGGTGGACCGGGCCGTGGCGTTTCACGGCCATGAGTGCCCGGGGTTGTGGATCGGCCTGCGGGCTGCGGAGCTCTGCCTGCGCGAGCTGGGCCACAACGATGACAATCCGATCACCGCCGTTGTGGAGACGGACATGTGCGGCGTGGACGGCATCCAGGTGCTCACCGGATGCACCCTGGGCAAGGGCAATTTGATCCATAGGGATCTGGGCAAGACGGCCTTCTCCTTTTATCGAACCACGGATGGCAAGGCCCTGCGGGCGGTCTTCCAGCGAGAAGCCATGGGACCGGAGAACGGCGAGTTGCGCGAATTGATGAAAAAAGTTTTTTCCGGCTCGGCCACCACAGAGGAGCAGAGCCGCGCCAAGGAACTCAAGACCAAGACCCGCCGGCGCATCTTCGAGGCTTCCCTGGAGGACCTCTTCACAGTGACCGAACCGACCGCGCCCGCACCGCGTTCCGCCAAGATCCTGGACAGCCTGAACTGCGTTGCCTGCGGTGAATCCACCATGGAATCCCGCACCCGCCGCTTTGCCGGCCAAACCTACTGCATTCCCTGCTTTGCAGTCGTGGAGCAAAAAGTGTAGGTTCAGGCCATATACTCGATCATTCGCATGGTCCGGTCCACGTCTTTTCGTATCACCCGTGGCATCCGGAACTTTCATCAACCAATTGTCCATAACCAGTTACAAGCGGGAGAGACCATGGTCGCCCTGGACATTTCCGGAAGATACACCCTGCGTGAAGAGGTCGCGAACAGCATCACCCACGGCCTGGGCGTGGTGCTGTCCATTGCCGGGCTGGCGGTTCTGACCGGACTGGCCGGCCGCTACGGCGATGCCTGGCATATTGTGAGCTGCAGCATTTTCGGTTCCACGCTGATCCTGCTGTACACGGCCTCCACCCTGTATCACGGCATCCCCCATCCCGGCGCGAAAAAGATCCTGCGGATCGTGGACCACTGCGCCATTTTCCTGCTCATAGCCGGAACCTACACTCCCTTCACCCTGGTCAACCTGCGCGGGCCCTGGGGCTGGTCGCTTTTCGGCGCTATCTGGGGGCTCGCCCTGCTGGGCATCATCCTCCAGCTGACTCCCTGGCGCCGCTTCCGGGTGCTGTCCGTGCTGCTCTACGTGGGCATGGGCTGGGCTGTGGTCGTGGCCACCAATCCGCTGCTGAACGCCGTTCATCCCAACGGCCTGCTCCTTCTGGCCCTGGGAGGCCTGGCCTACACCGGAGGCATCGTCTTCTACGCCTGGCGCAGGCTGCCCCATCACCACGCCATCTGGCATCTGTTCGTCCTGACCGGCAGCGTATTGCACTTCTTCGCCGTGCTGCTTTACGTCATCCCCTTCAGCGCCTGATCCCATGACCGAACATTTCAATCTCTTCCTGAGCGTGTACATCATGCTCTTCTTCCTGCTCACGCCCTTTTTCGTCCTCTCCGCTTTTTTGTCCATGACCAAGGAAATGGGCATTCCCGCACGCAGGCGGCTGGCCCGTCGGGTCACCCTGGCCGTGACCATTACCGGATGCATCCTCTCCGTTGCCGGCAACGCCATCTTCAATGTATTCGGCATCACTCTGGATGCCTTTCGCATCGGCGCGGGCGCTCTGCTCTTTCTCTCCGCCGTGTCCCTGGTCCGGGGCACCAGGGTCGAGCCGGCCCAGGAATCGGACGGCGACATCAGCGTGGTGCCCCTGGCCATCCCCATCACCATCGGCCCGGCCACGGTGGGCGCCCTGCTGGTCATTGGCGCCGGCGCCGAAGATCTGACGGAACGGGCCATCAGCATCATCGCCTTCATTTGCGCCAGCCTTTCAGTGGGGTTGATGCTCATGACCGCCAACACCATTGAACGAGTCGTGGGGCGACTGGGGCTGACCATCCTCTCCAAGCTAACCGGTCTGATTCTCTCCGCCCTGTCCGCGCAGATCGTCTTCACCGGAATCAGAGGCATGCTGGAGTTGTAATTATAAACGCCACCAAATAGCATAGATTTGACTTTCAAGGACATGAATCTTATCCAAAAGTATCATGTCCTGTCGTGCCTGCCTGTTTCGCATCATTCCATATCGTCCCAACCGTCTGCCCGCTCCTGCAAAGATTTTTTTCGGACCCGGCGGCTGTCGAAGCGATATGATTCAAAGACGCAACTTCGTGTTCCCGGGGTTGCCGATTCTGCCTGACTCTCAAACGACTCCCCTCGCTTCTTTCCCCATTCCTCCCAATACGAAGACCAGCCTGGATTCAGCTCCCAACGACATCATTCTCCAGACCTGCGAGATCAATCCGTGACCTCAATGGCCATTCGGCCCATCCGCTTTGCAGTAAATCATTATCGAGATTTCCTGCTCTACGCCCTGCTCATGGGGGCATTGGCCTGGTTCATTGCCAGTGGAGAGCAGAGCATGGGATACCAGTGGAAATGGTATCGCATGTCCCGGTATCTGCTCCAGATCACCGAGGACGGCTGGATCATCGGGCCGCTTTTCCAGGGACTGATCGTCACGTTCAAGATTTCCGGCCTGAGCCTGATTCTGGCTTTGTTTTTCGGCCTCACAGCAGCTCTTTTCCGCCTCTCCGACTCATTCACGGCCAGACTGGTGGCCAAATGCTATATCGAATTCATCCGCAACACTCCGCTTCTGACCCAGATTTTTTTCATTTACTATGTCATCGGACCGGTCCTGGGGCTGAACGCCTTCGGCTCCGCCGTGCTGGCCCTGTCGCTCTTTGAAGGCGCCTATGCCTCGGAAATCTTCCGGGCGGGAATCGTCTCCATCCACAAGGGGCAATGGGAGGCATCCTACAGTCTGGGCCTTTCTCAAAGGGACACCTACCGCAAGGTGATCTTTCCCCAGGCCATCCGACGGATTCTGCCGCCCCTGACCGGCGTCGGCGTCACACTGATCAAGGATTCCTCCCTGGCCAGCACCATCGCCATCTACGAACTGACCCAGCAGGGCAATATCGTCGCCTCGGACACCTTCATGGTCTTCGAGGTCTGGTTCACGGTGGCGGCCATCTATTTGGCCATCACCTTCCCCCTGTCCATGGCGGTGGCCGAACTGGGCAAACGGATGCGCTCCAGAGAGCAGTGACGCTCGATGTGAACAGCATAGGCTTCAACAGAAACATGAACTTGAGCAAGACCATGCAGACAAGCACCCAAAAGTCGATCACCCCGCCGAAGAAGACCATAGGTCCAGAGATCATCGTCGTCCGGGACATCGTCAAGACCTACCCCGGCGGGTTCCGCGCCCTGGACCATGTCTCCTTCACCGTTCGCCAGGGCGAGGTGGTGGTGGTCATTGGTCCCTCTGGTTCGGGCAAATCCACATTGCTGCGCTGCTTGAACGGCCTGGAGGATATCGACTCCGGATCGATCACCATCGACGAGGTTCCCCTGGATGATAGTCCCCGGAACCGGCTGACCATCCGGACCGAGGTGGGCATGGTCTTCCAGTCCTTCAACCTGTTTCCGCACATGACCGTGCTGCAGAACGTGAACCTGGCCCAGGTCCAGGTCCGGAAAAAATCCCGCAAGGACGCCGAAGAGACGACATTTGGCCTGCTGGAACGGGTCGGGCTCACGGACAAGGCCCACGCCTACCCGGCCCGCCTTTCCGGCGGGCAGCAGCAACGGGTGGCCATTGCCCGGGCTCTGGCCATGCATCCCAAGGTCATGCTCTTTGACGAAGCCACCAGCGCCCTGGACCCGGAGACCATCGGCGAAGTCCTGGAAGTCATGAAGGGCCTGGCCTTCGACGGCATGACCATGGTCGTGGTCACCCATGAAATGGGCTTTGCCCGCGAGGCCGGCGACCGGATCGTCTTCATGGAAAACGGCCGGATCCTGGAGGAGGCCGAAACGCAGGACTTTTTCAGCCGTCCCCGCCAGGAACGCACCCGAGCCTTTCTCAGCCAGATCCTGTGCGGACCAATGCCTGGCTTTGAAGAATCAACCTTAACCACCAAGGAGAACAACAAATGAAAATTTGTCGCAATCTGCTGCGTACGGCCCTGATGGCCGCCTTGCTCCTCTGCATAGCCGTCACGGCTCAGGCCCGGAACATCACCCAGGAACTGACCCGCGAAAGCGCCCTGACCCGGATCATGGAACGTGGAGCCCTACGCGTGGGCTTCGACACCTTTGTGCCGTGGGCCATGCAGGACAAGACCGGGGAGTTCATCGGCTTTGAAATCGACGTTGCTAGGCGCTTCGCCGAGGATCTGGGCGTGCGCGTCGAACTCGTGCCCACGGCCTGGCGAGGAATTATCCCGGCCCTGATGACCGGCAAATTCGACCTGCTCATCGGCGGCATGAGCATCCGCGCCGACCGCGCCCAGCAGGTCTATTTCAGCATGCCCTACTACTTCACCGGCCAATCCCTGGTTGCCCATCGGGATAAAGCCGCCGGCTTCACCACCCTGGAGGACTTCAACAACTCCGGCGTGATCATCGTCGCCCGCACCGGCACCACGGCCCAGCGCGCCGCGGAAACATTCTTCCCGGATGCCCAGCGCAAGTACTTTGAAAAGGAGCCCCAGGCCGTCCAGGAACTGCTCATGGGCCGTGCTCATGCCCTGATCGGCAACGCTCCCCTGCCGTCCCAGGAAGCGATTAAGAATCCGGATCGACTCTTCCAGCCCATTCCGGAAAACCTGACCCGTGAACCCGTCGGCATCGCCATGCGCAAAGGCGACCCGGACATGCTCAACTACGTCAACAGCTGGATTCTCCAGATCACCGGCGAAGGCTGGATCCAGGAACGATATAAATTCTGGTTCGAAACCATGGACTGGAAGGATCAAGTCGAATAACCCCCATAACCCATAACCCATAACCTATTGCCCCTAGCCCAGAACCCATTGCCCCTAGCCCATGCCCCAGAAGAAACCCCGCTTCACCACCCTCGACGCCGTCCTGATCCTGGCGATCATCGCCTTCGGGGTCTTTTTCGTCTGGCGCGTCACGACCACCATGGAGTACCAATGGCGGTGGCATTTGCTGGCCAACTATCTGCTGCGCTGGGACGAGGCCGCCGGGCGGTGGGTTCCGGGGCTGGTTACCCAAGGTTTGCTGACCACGATACGCCTCAGCTTTTGGACCATGCTTCTGGCCACGCTCATCGGCACGGTGATGGGCCTGGCCAGATCGAGCAAGGCCTTGTTTCCACGCATGGTTGCCTGGACGTATGTGGAAGTGGTGCGCAACATCCCGCCGCTGGTCTTGATCTTCATTTTCTATTTTTTCCTGGCGGACCAGTTAATGTCTTTCCTGGGAGTGGATGCCCTGCTGCGCAACCTCCCGGACTGGGCCAGGGATCTGCTGCCCTGGGTGGCCGTGCCCGTGGACCGGATGCCCAATTTTCTGGCCGCCCTGCTCACCCTGGCTGTCTACGAAGGAGCCTACATCACCGAGCACGTCCGGTCCGGGATCCAGTCCGTAGAGCGGGGCCAGCGCGAGGCTGCCTATGCGCTGGGTTTGTCCTCCTGGCAGCAGATGCGCCACGTCATCTTTCCCCAGGCCCTGTCCCGGATCATCCCGCCGCTTTCCGGACAGTTCATCGCGACCATCAAGGACACGGCCATCGTCTCGGTCATCAGCGTGCAGGAACTGACCTTCCAAGGCTTGGAACTGATGGCCTCAACCTACATGACCTTTGAGATCATGATTACCATTACTGCTCTTTATCTGACCGTAACCCTCAGCTTCTCCTCCCTGGCGGGCCTGGTTGAGCGCCGGATGCGCAGAGTGTATGGATAAGAATATGAGCATGGATGCGGAAGAACGACAGAAGAATCATACTCCCATTACCTCTGAAGAACTCGAACGTTCTCCGGACCTGGAGCTGGAGTTTATGCGCGCGTCCGGCCCCGGTGGGCAGAACGTGAACAAGGTCTCCACGGCCGTGCGCCTCCGTTTTGCCGTTCACTCCACCCCGCTACTGACGGACGAGGTGCGACGGAGGTTGATCCGACTGGCCGGAAAAAGGATGACCGAGGAAGGCGAACTGATCATTGAGGCCCGCCGCTTTCGGACCCAGGAACGCAACCGGGCCGATGCCCTGCAACGGCTGGCCGATCTGATCG
It encodes:
- a CDS encoding amino acid ABC transporter ATP-binding protein, which encodes MQTSTQKSITPPKKTIGPEIIVVRDIVKTYPGGFRALDHVSFTVRQGEVVVVIGPSGSGKSTLLRCLNGLEDIDSGSITIDEVPLDDSPRNRLTIRTEVGMVFQSFNLFPHMTVLQNVNLAQVQVRKKSRKDAEETTFGLLERVGLTDKAHAYPARLSGGQQQRVAIARALAMHPKVMLFDEATSALDPETIGEVLEVMKGLAFDGMTMVVVTHEMGFAREAGDRIVFMENGRILEEAETQDFFSRPRQERTRAFLSQILCGPMPGFEESTLTTKENNK
- the trhA gene encoding PAQR family membrane homeostasis protein TrhA, whose translation is MVALDISGRYTLREEVANSITHGLGVVLSIAGLAVLTGLAGRYGDAWHIVSCSIFGSTLILLYTASTLYHGIPHPGAKKILRIVDHCAIFLLIAGTYTPFTLVNLRGPWGWSLFGAIWGLALLGIILQLTPWRRFRVLSVLLYVGMGWAVVVATNPLLNAVHPNGLLLLALGGLAYTGGIVFYAWRRLPHHHAIWHLFVLTGSVLHFFAVLLYVIPFSA
- a CDS encoding MarC family protein, which codes for MTEHFNLFLSVYIMLFFLLTPFFVLSAFLSMTKEMGIPARRRLARRVTLAVTITGCILSVAGNAIFNVFGITLDAFRIGAGALLFLSAVSLVRGTRVEPAQESDGDISVVPLAIPITIGPATVGALLVIGAGAEDLTERAISIIAFICASLSVGLMLMTANTIERVVGRLGLTILSKLTGLILSALSAQIVFTGIRGMLEL
- a CDS encoding iron ABC transporter substrate-binding protein, whose translation is MAIIMNSATLPGNHPLINRPIRSTLSRLAGYMQGEYNMRHVSSRLAIIPAILLYGMIWSLPTMAHARQTIDILGREVTIPAQVDRVICSGSGCLRLLVYLQGHDRIVGVDSAEKGGLPFSTEARPYAVTQPHLGEHPLFGEFRGHDNPELIAALAPGPQVILKTNAPRDGGTDMLQAKTGIPVIGLGYGNLTTQRDNLNQTLRVMGHVLGLEERAEAVISYFDVLEADLRRRAELVSDDKRPSVYIGGLAHRGGHGFASTEPSYAPFAFLNVRNVAGELAGNKETVAHATVSKEQLLLWDPDVVFLDISTTLLQSGANGLEELRTDKAYQSLSVVRSNNVFGVFPYNAYTTNYESVLANAYYIGTVLYPEQFADIAPMAKAEEISNFLNGGPAFEHINSNFNNLGFSRVTF
- a CDS encoding amino acid ABC transporter permease codes for the protein MPQKKPRFTTLDAVLILAIIAFGVFFVWRVTTTMEYQWRWHLLANYLLRWDEAAGRWVPGLVTQGLLTTIRLSFWTMLLATLIGTVMGLARSSKALFPRMVAWTYVEVVRNIPPLVLIFIFYFFLADQLMSFLGVDALLRNLPDWARDLLPWVAVPVDRMPNFLAALLTLAVYEGAYITEHVRSGIQSVERGQREAAYALGLSSWQQMRHVIFPQALSRIIPPLSGQFIATIKDTAIVSVISVQELTFQGLELMASTYMTFEIMITITALYLTVTLSFSSLAGLVERRMRRVYG
- a CDS encoding ABC transporter ATP-binding protein, with amino-acid sequence MILDVQNIRIGYNGRLVLQGLDFVVNRGQVLTILGPNGVGKTTLLRCINAMLKPKSGAVLVENADVFRMRAGDIAKRLGYVAQRNEAGRMTAFDAVLLGRKPHLRWKVTESDLRKVDGALKQLGLEHLALRHINEMSGGELQKVCIARALVQEPSVLLLDEPTSSLDLKNQLEILRTISHVVHEHQLAAVMTMHDLNMAFRFSDAFVFIKEGKVFCCGKNEELTPDMIREVYGVPVDILRHQGQTVVVPCV
- a CDS encoding amino acid ABC transporter permease, which translates into the protein MAIRPIRFAVNHYRDFLLYALLMGALAWFIASGEQSMGYQWKWYRMSRYLLQITEDGWIIGPLFQGLIVTFKISGLSLILALFFGLTAALFRLSDSFTARLVAKCYIEFIRNTPLLTQIFFIYYVIGPVLGLNAFGSAVLALSLFEGAYASEIFRAGIVSIHKGQWEASYSLGLSQRDTYRKVIFPQAIRRILPPLTGVGVTLIKDSSLASTIAIYELTQQGNIVASDTFMVFEVWFTVAAIYLAITFPLSMAVAELGKRMRSREQ
- a CDS encoding putative toxin-antitoxin system toxin component, PIN family, producing the protein MLAVVDTNVLVSGLLTLHTIPARVVDMIYTGRIHCLHDDRILDEYRRVLSRPKFAQAISSREVNDLLSYLVHSGRTILSEPLRGLPGNVPDPDDLPFAEVAVTGNAACLITGNTIHFHFLTMPPWSIAVFSPREAYDMLCKEV
- a CDS encoding FecCD family ABC transporter permease, whose protein sequence is MTHFDHGQPPSEYSAYIGRKILFLFLLTLLTGMLLVTAVSLGAVRIPAWDVILAFFGLSEDARFSIIIRNIRLPHALAALLAGAGLAAAGAAMQSILRNPLGSPFTLGISQAGAFGAAFAVMLLGTGTMQSTQVGAVSIANPYMTTICAFIACMAASLIIIAIARLRGASPEVMVLSGVALGSLFSAGTMFLQYFADDVQLAAMVFWTFGDVGRAGWPEVGFMAVVVAGALLFFILNRWNYNAIDAGDETARGLGVRVELVRMVGMMVASLVTAVIVSFLGIIGFVGLVCPHIVRRIIGDDHRFLLPASALTGACLLLAADTAARLMLAPRVLPVSILTAFLGAPTFLYLLIRGRNR
- a CDS encoding transporter substrate-binding domain-containing protein, which translates into the protein MKICRNLLRTALMAALLLCIAVTAQARNITQELTRESALTRIMERGALRVGFDTFVPWAMQDKTGEFIGFEIDVARRFAEDLGVRVELVPTAWRGIIPALMTGKFDLLIGGMSIRADRAQQVYFSMPYYFTGQSLVAHRDKAAGFTTLEDFNNSGVIIVARTGTTAQRAAETFFPDAQRKYFEKEPQAVQELLMGRAHALIGNAPLPSQEAIKNPDRLFQPIPENLTREPVGIAMRKGDPDMLNYVNSWILQITGEGWIQERYKFWFETMDWKDQVE
- a CDS encoding type II toxin-antitoxin system Phd/YefM family antitoxin; this encodes MKIISDREFRNNPGKLRKELEHGDVVLAKRGKPYAVMLPVMNIERLDEVLELASRIKAQMALSRVRNKAALSGMDQLSEAEIDAEISEVRKERRT
- the arfB gene encoding alternative ribosome rescue aminoacyl-tRNA hydrolase ArfB, with amino-acid sequence MDKNMSMDAEERQKNHTPITSEELERSPDLELEFMRASGPGGQNVNKVSTAVRLRFAVHSTPLLTDEVRRRLIRLAGKRMTEEGELIIEARRFRTQERNRADALQRLADLIAAASQAPKPRRATRPTLAARRRRMEQKKERGKIKQTRGKVGSEDA
- a CDS encoding FmdE family protein is translated as MNCTLTQEQVDRAVAFHGHECPGLWIGLRAAELCLRELGHNDDNPITAVVETDMCGVDGIQVLTGCTLGKGNLIHRDLGKTAFSFYRTTDGKALRAVFQREAMGPENGELRELMKKVFSGSATTEEQSRAKELKTKTRRRIFEASLEDLFTVTEPTAPAPRSAKILDSLNCVACGESTMESRTRRFAGQTYCIPCFAVVEQKV